A part of Oncorhynchus kisutch isolate 150728-3 linkage group LG2, Okis_V2, whole genome shotgun sequence genomic DNA contains:
- the LOC109907299 gene encoding annexin A11-like, giving the protein MDPNKMPNAPPPGWNPDEKSGMGQPAPPPYQDHPNAGYPAPAGYPPNPQGYAPPPQYGGAPGAPYSQPYPQGQYSPGHYPQSTVTVQPTVFVTRGALPYPLPDYLGYSIFTMLCCCLPLGIAALIYSISTRDANNQGHQQIAEKNSRLARILNHTALGIGITVIVLYIVSAIILGNRID; this is encoded by the exons ATGGATCCCAACAAGATGCCAAACGCCCCACCACCAGGCTGGAACCCAGATGAGAAGTCTGGGATGGGACAACCAGCTCCTCCACCCTACCAGGACCACCCCAACGCAGGATACCCCGCACCAGCAGGCTACCCTCCCAATCCCCAGGGCTACGCACCACCGCCACAGTATGGAGGAGCTCCCGGGGCCCCTTACAGCCAGCCATACCCCCAGGGACAGTACTCCCCGGGACACTACCCCCAGTCCACCGTCACAGTCCAGCCTACGGTGTTTGTGACCCGTGGAGCTCTGCCTTACCCTCTGCCAGACTACCTGGGCTACTCCATTTTCACCATGCTGTGCTGCTGCCTGCCACTTGGCATCGCTGCACTTATCTACTCCATCTCG acTAGAGACGCCAACAACCAGGGTCATCAGCAGATTGCTGAGAAGAATTCTCGTCTAGCGCGGATACTGAACCACACCGCCCTGGGTATCGGCATCACCGTCATCGTCCTGTACATCGTCTCTGCCATCATCCTGGGCAACCGTATCGACTGA